A genomic region of Salinibacter pepae contains the following coding sequences:
- a CDS encoding DUF411 domain-containing protein: MASFASYQTHLKAFGIGIVLAALGVGAYLQFGPSASAGLPTVTVYKSPSCQCCSEWVAHMKEEGFEVEVQSKLRMKPVKKQVGLPASLAACHTSVVGNYVVEGHVPAQEVKQLLREQPDVRGLSVPGMPVGSPGMERGNRVEPYEVVTFTPSGETTVFAQYGQ; encoded by the coding sequence ATGGCTTCGTTCGCATCGTATCAGACTCACCTCAAGGCGTTTGGGATTGGCATCGTCCTCGCCGCGCTGGGCGTGGGGGCCTACCTGCAGTTTGGCCCGTCGGCATCGGCGGGCCTGCCGACAGTGACGGTGTACAAGAGCCCCTCGTGTCAGTGCTGTTCGGAGTGGGTCGCCCACATGAAGGAGGAGGGCTTCGAGGTCGAGGTGCAGTCGAAACTACGCATGAAGCCTGTGAAGAAGCAGGTGGGGCTTCCCGCCTCGCTTGCGGCCTGCCACACGTCCGTGGTGGGCAACTATGTGGTCGAGGGGCACGTGCCGGCGCAGGAGGTGAAGCAACTGCTCCGGGAGCAGCCGGACGTCCGAGGCCTCAGCGTGCCGGGCATGCCCGTCGGGTCCCCGGGCATGGAGCGGGGGAATCGGGTGGAACCGTACGAGGTTGTGACGTTCACCCCATCGGGGGAGACCACGGTGTTTGCCCAATACGGACAGTAG
- a CDS encoding DUF1684 domain-containing protein, with translation MSRPPSRRRMMCARVLLLLSVTGLVLACGTGPSSGGYEQAVMQDRVQRDMQMREKESVLPPGRREAFRGLNFYEVDPAYRYTVPLRRFETPDTVMIPESTGDLRPQQRVGEVTVPLPEGPEELVVFRGEGDMPRGRLWIPFADSTNRHATYKGGRYVDLRPTDSDSVVVDFNRAYNPTCAYNPDFACPLPPPKNRIAVPVGAGEKRPTFGG, from the coding sequence ATGTCTCGTCCCCCTTCCCGCCGCCGGATGATGTGCGCTCGGGTTCTGCTACTGCTGTCCGTGACCGGGCTCGTCCTGGCCTGCGGGACGGGGCCATCGTCGGGGGGCTACGAGCAGGCCGTCATGCAGGACCGCGTGCAGCGGGACATGCAGATGCGGGAGAAGGAGAGCGTACTGCCCCCCGGCCGCCGGGAGGCCTTCCGAGGGCTCAACTTCTACGAGGTGGACCCGGCCTACCGGTACACAGTGCCGCTCCGGCGGTTCGAGACGCCCGACACGGTGATGATCCCCGAGAGCACGGGCGATCTGCGCCCCCAGCAGCGGGTCGGGGAGGTCACGGTGCCGCTCCCGGAGGGGCCGGAAGAGCTGGTCGTGTTTCGCGGCGAGGGCGATATGCCGCGCGGGCGACTGTGGATTCCGTTTGCCGACTCCACCAACCGCCACGCCACGTACAAGGGAGGGCGCTATGTGGACCTGCGCCCGACCGATTCGGACTCGGTCGTGGTCGACTTCAACCGGGCGTACAATCCCACCTGCGCCTACAATCCGGACTTCGCGTGCCCGCTGCCGCCCCCGAAGAACCGAATCGCCGTGCCGGTGGGGGCGGGGGAGAAGCGCCCCACCTTCGGAGGATAG
- a CDS encoding 3-oxoacyl-ACP reductase codes for MRDLDSQVVVITGASRGLGAAIARAFGREGARVVVNYYQSPDRAEAVAADIGDRALPVQADVRDPDAVQAMIDTATGHFGAPVTTAVHNALIDYQFDAAHRETADTIDWADYQAQVEGSVKGALHLLQACLPEMRAAGEGRFVGISSNLVQAPAVPYHDYTTGKAALLGFTRNMAGELGAEGITVNLVSGGLLDETDASAASSDAVFDAIRQNTPRGTVTTPEEVADAVLFFASPWARAVTGQNLIVDGGLVMQ; via the coding sequence ATGCGTGATCTCGACTCGCAAGTTGTCGTCATCACCGGGGCCAGCCGTGGGCTCGGCGCCGCCATTGCCCGGGCCTTCGGGCGGGAGGGCGCCCGCGTGGTGGTCAACTACTACCAGAGCCCGGATCGGGCCGAGGCCGTCGCCGCCGACATCGGCGACCGGGCCCTGCCCGTCCAGGCCGATGTGCGCGACCCGGACGCCGTGCAGGCGATGATCGACACCGCCACGGGCCACTTCGGGGCGCCCGTCACGACCGCCGTCCACAATGCCCTGATCGACTACCAGTTCGACGCGGCACATCGGGAGACCGCCGATACCATCGACTGGGCGGACTATCAGGCGCAGGTGGAGGGGTCGGTGAAGGGGGCCCTGCACCTGCTCCAGGCCTGCCTTCCCGAGATGCGGGCGGCGGGGGAGGGGCGGTTTGTGGGCATCAGCTCCAACCTCGTACAGGCCCCGGCCGTCCCGTACCACGACTACACCACCGGCAAGGCGGCCCTTCTCGGGTTCACGCGCAACATGGCGGGCGAGCTCGGAGCGGAGGGCATCACCGTGAACCTGGTGTCGGGCGGGCTGCTCGACGAGACGGACGCCAGCGCGGCCTCGTCGGACGCCGTGTTCGACGCCATCCGCCAGAACACCCCGCGCGGCACGGTGACCACCCCGGAGGAGGTGGCCGACGCGGTGCTCTTCTTCGCGTCCCCCTGGGCCCGGGCCGTCACGGGGCAGAACCTGATCGTGGACGGCGGCCTCGTGATGCAGTAG
- the tsaB gene encoding tRNA (adenosine(37)-N6)-threonylcarbamoyltransferase complex dimerization subunit type 1 TsaB, with protein MILLALETATSTCGAAVLDGDTVVAEAHLHRPRVHAERLTPLVEDVLDHADATPAALDAVAASMGPGSYTGLRIGVSTAKGWALSTDAAFVGVPTLAAYAAQLRPVAAPGDVVCALLDARRDEVYAGAYRRTIEGMEEHASPTALPVDDLSGWVGRVDGRLWLVGDGAPKSRAALGDAFTCTVLPADERPPSAGGVARCGRRQLAMHGPDDMATVEPLYVKDVHATPAPSPFD; from the coding sequence GTGATTCTTCTTGCCCTCGAAACCGCAACTTCCACCTGTGGCGCGGCCGTCCTGGACGGCGACACGGTGGTTGCGGAGGCCCACCTCCACCGCCCCCGTGTGCACGCCGAGCGCCTGACCCCGCTGGTCGAAGATGTGCTCGACCACGCCGACGCGACGCCGGCGGCCCTGGATGCCGTGGCCGCATCGATGGGGCCGGGGTCGTACACGGGCCTCCGCATCGGGGTGAGCACGGCAAAGGGATGGGCGCTGTCCACCGACGCGGCGTTCGTGGGGGTGCCGACGCTGGCGGCCTACGCCGCCCAACTGCGTCCGGTCGCCGCGCCCGGAGATGTAGTGTGCGCACTGCTCGACGCCCGTCGGGACGAGGTGTACGCCGGGGCGTACCGGCGAACGATCGAGGGAATGGAGGAGCACGCGTCCCCGACGGCGCTGCCGGTCGACGACCTGTCCGGCTGGGTGGGGAGGGTGGACGGGCGGCTGTGGCTCGTCGGGGACGGGGCGCCGAAGAGTCGGGCGGCTCTCGGCGACGCGTTCACGTGCACGGTGCTCCCCGCCGACGAGAGGCCCCCGTCGGCGGGGGGGGTGGCCCGCTGCGGCCGCCGGCAGCTTGCGATGCACGGCCCCGACGACATGGCGACGGTCGAACCGTTGTACGTAAAAGACGTGCATGCCACCCCGGCCCCGTCCCCCTTCGACTGA
- the accD gene encoding acetyl-CoA carboxylase, carboxyltransferase subunit beta — MPWFRREKAGIRTTREEQNEMPEGQWVKCPETGEITNRRELEENLLVFPGSGYHFGMDSHQYFGFLFDDGDYDLHDTDLRSVDALNFEDRKPYSQRLESAVEETGQNEAVQAATGSVGGHPVSMAGMDFSFIGGSMGSVVGETVARAIKRAYTEGMPLITIAQSGGARMMEGALSLMQMAKTSAHLTRLDEAGLPFISILTHPTTGGVTASFAMLGDIHIAEPDALIGFAGPRVIRETIGSDLPEGFQKSEFLQEHGFVDMIVDRRRLRRRIIRLLNLLME; from the coding sequence ATGCCCTGGTTTCGGCGCGAGAAGGCCGGCATTCGTACCACCCGCGAAGAACAGAATGAAATGCCGGAGGGGCAGTGGGTGAAGTGCCCGGAGACCGGCGAAATCACCAACCGGCGCGAACTGGAAGAAAACCTGCTCGTCTTCCCCGGGTCGGGGTACCACTTCGGGATGGACAGCCACCAGTACTTCGGCTTCCTGTTTGACGACGGCGACTACGACCTGCACGACACCGACCTCCGCTCGGTGGACGCCCTCAATTTTGAGGACCGCAAGCCCTACAGCCAGCGGCTGGAGAGCGCCGTGGAGGAGACGGGCCAAAACGAGGCCGTTCAGGCGGCCACCGGCTCCGTTGGGGGACATCCCGTGTCGATGGCGGGCATGGACTTTAGCTTCATTGGGGGATCGATGGGATCGGTCGTTGGGGAAACTGTGGCCCGGGCGATCAAGCGCGCCTACACGGAGGGCATGCCGCTTATTACCATTGCCCAGAGCGGCGGGGCCCGCATGATGGAAGGGGCCCTCAGCCTCATGCAGATGGCCAAGACGAGTGCGCACCTTACCCGGCTCGACGAGGCGGGGCTGCCGTTCATCTCCATCCTAACGCACCCCACCACGGGCGGCGTCACGGCCTCCTTCGCAATGCTCGGGGACATCCACATCGCCGAGCCGGACGCGCTGATCGGGTTTGCCGGGCCGCGCGTGATCCGGGAAACGATTGGGTCCGATCTGCCGGAGGGGTTCCAGAAGTCGGAGTTTTTGCAGGAGCACGGGTTCGTCGACATGATCGTGGACCGGCGTCGCCTCCGCCGTCGCATCATCCGGCTGCTCAACCTCCTGATGGAGTAG
- a CDS encoding choice-of-anchor B family protein, which translates to MKRISLLLSIALCLVVWGLPASAQTTPTGSAVQMNGFSRALDVEGDRVFVGESQNIHTPGRVYVYEDEMDGWTEAAYFEATDGEVGDSFGSALDAAGDQVVVGAPSANAAYVFEPGADGWAQSARLTAADSTSDFGQSVVLDGDRLFVGTSATVSMTEGDTLTTGAVHVFERQDGTWQQTETLRSEKVGADAGFASALLTSGDHLLATAPQHEGGAVVAFHQGTDGWTELQTITPGELSSNARFGTAIEAVGDQVLVGAPRAYDATGLAYTLSFDAEAESWTVDGRLLPFDGASRHLFGAAFAYNGTDLWVGAPGASDRSGALYRYGHSEGAWTGVTRVTHPGTESGNGLGATLAGNEDVLATGLPGDDHGAGTMGLYAIASGEWTRTTPIAPSTGQALSAMTGEERDCTDGSVAQFSCEGVDMKSFLPIKAIGGERGISLNDIWGWTDPETGTEYALVGRTDGTAFVDVSNPTNPRFVGELPLTEGARINSWRDIKVYDNHAFVVADNAGDHGMQVFDLTRLRDVDADQMPVTFDHDTLYDQVNSVHNVVINEQTGYAYAVGSSGGGKTCGGGLHMINIQDPLNPTFEGCFSDPSTGRSGTGYSHDAQCVVYEGPDPEYQGREICVGSNETAISVADVTNKDSTSAISTASYPDYGYVHQGWFDEQQRYFYQNDELDELQGKAGQTRTLVWDMKDLDNPKLVNQLYLSNESSDHNLYVRGTTMYQSNYKSGLRILDISDRESPEEVAHFDTQPYDSNEAGFQGSWSNYPYFESGIIIVSSIGEGLFVLEESQQEL; encoded by the coding sequence ATGAAACGAATATCGCTCCTCCTCAGCATCGCACTTTGTCTCGTGGTCTGGGGCCTCCCCGCTTCGGCCCAGACGACGCCCACCGGTTCGGCCGTTCAGATGAACGGCTTTAGCCGTGCCCTGGATGTGGAGGGCGACCGGGTGTTCGTTGGGGAATCGCAGAACATCCACACCCCTGGGCGGGTGTACGTCTACGAAGACGAAATGGACGGCTGGACGGAAGCCGCCTACTTCGAGGCGACCGACGGTGAAGTCGGCGACAGCTTTGGCTCGGCCCTCGACGCGGCGGGCGATCAGGTCGTTGTGGGGGCCCCGTCGGCCAACGCTGCCTACGTGTTTGAACCGGGCGCGGACGGGTGGGCCCAGAGCGCCCGCCTGACGGCTGCCGACAGCACCTCGGACTTCGGGCAGAGCGTGGTGCTGGACGGCGATCGGCTCTTCGTCGGTACCTCCGCGACCGTGTCGATGACGGAGGGGGACACGCTGACGACTGGTGCCGTCCACGTCTTCGAGCGGCAGGACGGGACTTGGCAACAGACCGAAACGCTCCGGAGTGAGAAGGTGGGGGCGGACGCCGGGTTTGCGAGTGCCCTGCTCACGTCCGGGGACCACCTGCTCGCCACGGCGCCGCAGCACGAGGGAGGGGCCGTCGTGGCCTTCCACCAGGGCACCGACGGCTGGACGGAGCTCCAGACCATCACGCCCGGAGAGCTAAGCAGCAACGCCCGATTTGGTACGGCGATCGAGGCGGTCGGGGATCAGGTGCTCGTCGGCGCCCCGCGGGCCTACGACGCAACGGGGCTGGCGTACACCCTCTCGTTCGACGCGGAGGCGGAGAGCTGGACCGTCGACGGCCGGCTTCTTCCGTTCGACGGTGCATCCCGTCACCTCTTCGGGGCGGCCTTCGCCTACAACGGCACGGACCTGTGGGTCGGGGCGCCGGGCGCGTCGGACCGGAGCGGGGCCCTCTACCGCTACGGACACAGCGAGGGGGCCTGGACCGGCGTCACCCGGGTGACGCACCCCGGGACGGAATCCGGCAATGGACTGGGGGCTACGCTCGCAGGCAATGAGGACGTGCTTGCGACGGGGCTGCCAGGGGACGACCACGGAGCCGGCACGATGGGGCTCTACGCCATCGCGTCCGGCGAGTGGACTCGCACGACCCCCATTGCCCCCTCGACCGGACAGGCCCTCAGTGCCATGACGGGCGAGGAGCGAGACTGCACGGACGGCAGCGTCGCCCAGTTCTCCTGTGAAGGCGTCGACATGAAATCCTTCCTCCCCATCAAGGCCATTGGCGGTGAGCGCGGCATCAGCCTGAACGACATCTGGGGCTGGACCGACCCGGAGACGGGAACGGAGTACGCCCTCGTAGGCCGGACCGACGGAACGGCCTTCGTGGACGTGAGCAACCCAACCAATCCGCGATTCGTGGGCGAACTGCCGCTGACGGAGGGCGCCCGGATTAACTCCTGGCGGGACATCAAGGTCTACGACAACCACGCGTTCGTGGTGGCGGACAACGCCGGGGATCACGGCATGCAGGTCTTCGACCTGACCCGTCTCCGCGACGTGGACGCCGACCAGATGCCCGTGACGTTCGACCACGACACCCTCTACGATCAGGTCAACAGCGTCCACAACGTGGTCATCAACGAGCAGACGGGCTACGCCTACGCCGTGGGCAGTAGCGGCGGCGGCAAGACCTGTGGCGGCGGGCTCCACATGATCAACATTCAGGACCCACTCAATCCCACCTTTGAGGGCTGCTTCTCCGACCCCTCCACGGGCCGCTCCGGCACCGGCTACAGCCACGATGCCCAGTGTGTCGTCTACGAAGGCCCGGATCCCGAGTATCAGGGCCGCGAGATCTGCGTCGGCTCCAACGAGACGGCGATCAGCGTCGCGGACGTCACCAACAAGGACAGCACCTCGGCCATCTCGACGGCCTCGTACCCGGATTACGGCTACGTTCACCAGGGCTGGTTCGACGAACAGCAGCGCTACTTTTACCAGAACGACGAGCTGGACGAGCTGCAGGGCAAGGCGGGTCAGACCCGGACGCTGGTGTGGGACATGAAGGACCTCGACAACCCGAAGCTGGTGAACCAGCTGTACCTGTCCAACGAGTCCTCCGACCACAACCTTTACGTGCGGGGCACCACGATGTACCAGTCCAACTACAAAAGTGGACTGCGCATCCTCGACATCAGCGACCGCGAAAGCCCAGAAGAGGTGGCCCACTTCGACACGCAGCCGTACGACAGCAATGAGGCGGGCTTCCAGGGCTCCTGGAGCAACTACCCGTACTTCGAAAGCGGCATCATCATCGTGTCGAGCATTGGCGAGGGCCTGTTCGTGTTGGAGGAATCACAGCAGGAGCTCTAG
- a CDS encoding YncE family protein translates to MRRFLSLLIVGMLLCATLPAWGQASSPKLYVCNQGEATVSVIDMASMAVETTVDLKERGFSENAKPHHVVAEPDGSHWYVSLIGANTILKINRQNEIVARLDDFEVPGLLALDPSKDVLYAGRSMSAVNPPKSLGMIQRSDMEIMERVGTFFPRPHPLAVTPNGEHAFIASLGTNQLMGINTDTRETQLTRLEGTTQTPVQFAATADGATLIAGGQKTGQLLVFDASEAPSLSVTDTLAVGSQPWHPVIGRQSGLAYVPNKMSNSISVVDVDNASVQATIRGDGLAQPHGTVLSADGRHLFVSNNNREGTYEPRGDNPEAGTVTVIDTRTNEIVKVIEVGTYPTGVGTFGGAQPTGS, encoded by the coding sequence ATGCGTCGTTTCCTTTCGCTTTTGATCGTCGGCATGCTCCTGTGCGCCACACTTCCGGCGTGGGGGCAGGCCTCAAGCCCGAAGCTGTACGTGTGCAATCAGGGCGAGGCCACCGTCTCGGTGATCGACATGGCGTCGATGGCCGTCGAGACGACCGTTGACCTCAAGGAACGCGGGTTCTCGGAGAACGCGAAGCCGCACCACGTCGTGGCCGAGCCCGACGGGAGCCACTGGTACGTGAGCCTGATCGGGGCGAACACGATCCTCAAGATAAACCGGCAGAATGAGATCGTTGCGCGCCTCGACGACTTCGAGGTGCCGGGGCTTCTGGCCCTCGATCCGTCGAAGGACGTGCTGTACGCGGGCCGATCGATGAGCGCCGTGAACCCGCCGAAGAGCCTGGGCATGATTCAGCGGTCCGACATGGAGATCATGGAACGGGTCGGGACGTTTTTTCCGCGTCCTCATCCCCTGGCCGTGACGCCAAACGGGGAGCACGCCTTCATTGCGAGCCTGGGCACCAACCAGTTGATGGGCATCAACACGGACACGCGCGAGACGCAGCTGACGCGGCTGGAGGGGACGACCCAAACCCCGGTCCAGTTTGCGGCGACGGCCGACGGGGCAACGCTCATTGCCGGGGGCCAGAAGACGGGCCAGCTCCTCGTGTTCGACGCCAGTGAAGCCCCGTCCCTGTCCGTGACCGACACCCTCGCGGTGGGGAGCCAGCCGTGGCATCCCGTCATCGGTCGCCAAAGCGGCCTGGCTTACGTCCCGAACAAGATGTCGAACTCGATTAGTGTGGTGGACGTCGACAACGCGTCGGTGCAGGCTACGATTCGGGGGGACGGCCTCGCCCAGCCCCACGGCACGGTCCTCTCGGCCGACGGACGGCATCTCTTCGTGTCCAACAACAACCGCGAGGGCACCTACGAGCCCCGTGGAGACAATCCCGAGGCCGGAACGGTGACGGTGATCGACACGCGAACCAACGAGATCGTGAAGGTAATCGAGGTGGGGACTTATCCCACCGGGGTTGGCACCTTTGGCGGGGCGCAGCCCACTGGCTCCTAG
- a CDS encoding FG-GAP repeat domain-containing protein has product MPHARAFLVGLIGIFLVGCAGSSQSVSPDASSASFPDDYQRVVAPSIEVADTDGALISNPFYGGFNAPRPQFVDIDGDEDSDLFVQERPGQLAFFEHVTEGDSSRLVWRTDHYRDLQIGEWYRFADLDQDGVPDLLTEEPYSHLRAYRNVGSATAPTFELYADTLRTVEGEPIFSDRQNIPNVTDLGCNGRLDLFLGRLDGTITRYESVDGTEGMPQFAHVTDEFEGIRIVGGTGQKGPSLHGANTLTFADVDGDGDSDLFWGDFFEPGLLLIENTGTCGNPVLSGQPERFPSSNPLLTSGYNAPAFTDWSGNGRPDLFVGVLGGSSGSNSSLADNFYFYEHTADGYQLRTRQFAGGIDVGSESTVALGDIQGDGQTDVLVANKIDPTQGETSLVYPLTPTGDDGPPRLRKRSPLDLPDAYRYAPALADLNGDGTDDLILGTWQGALSYHENQGDGTFDAVDGALEGLSGGSNVVPALGDVTDNGAPDLVLGTASGTLTLHRNTGGEASPNFASEGVTLAELNGRAAPTLHDATGDGRLDLLVGTKTGLVLLRNQGGTDGLKFGPPTSVNLDGIPRNATPAWGDLDGDRRTDLVVGGKRGGLVLFQPSSATE; this is encoded by the coding sequence ATGCCACATGCTCGTGCCTTCCTCGTCGGCCTCATCGGAATCTTCCTGGTGGGCTGTGCCGGGTCCTCGCAATCGGTGTCTCCGGACGCCTCGTCGGCCTCGTTTCCGGACGACTACCAGCGCGTAGTGGCGCCGTCCATTGAGGTCGCCGACACCGACGGCGCCCTCATTTCGAACCCGTTCTACGGCGGCTTCAACGCGCCGCGCCCGCAGTTTGTGGACATTGACGGGGACGAGGACTCGGATCTCTTTGTCCAGGAACGTCCCGGCCAGCTCGCGTTTTTCGAGCACGTCACCGAGGGGGACTCCTCGCGCCTCGTGTGGCGCACGGACCACTACCGGGACCTGCAAATCGGCGAATGGTACCGGTTTGCGGACCTTGACCAGGACGGGGTGCCCGATCTGCTCACGGAAGAGCCGTACAGCCATCTCCGCGCCTATCGGAACGTCGGCTCGGCCACGGCGCCGACGTTTGAGCTGTACGCCGACACGTTGCGGACCGTGGAGGGGGAGCCCATCTTCTCGGACCGTCAGAACATCCCGAACGTCACGGACCTTGGCTGCAACGGTCGGCTGGACCTCTTCCTGGGGCGGCTCGACGGGACCATCACCCGCTACGAGTCGGTCGACGGGACGGAAGGCATGCCCCAGTTCGCCCACGTGACGGACGAGTTTGAGGGCATTAGGATTGTCGGGGGGACGGGCCAGAAGGGGCCGTCGCTTCACGGGGCCAACACCCTCACCTTTGCGGACGTGGACGGCGACGGCGATTCCGACTTGTTCTGGGGCGACTTCTTCGAGCCTGGACTGCTCCTCATCGAGAACACGGGGACCTGCGGCAACCCCGTTCTCAGTGGACAGCCGGAGCGCTTTCCGTCGTCGAATCCGCTTTTGACCAGCGGGTACAACGCCCCCGCCTTTACCGACTGGTCCGGCAACGGACGCCCGGATTTGTTCGTGGGGGTCCTCGGGGGATCGAGCGGGTCCAACAGCAGTCTCGCGGACAACTTCTACTTCTACGAGCACACGGCGGACGGATATCAGCTCCGGACGCGCCAGTTTGCGGGGGGAATCGACGTGGGGAGCGAAAGCACCGTCGCCCTCGGGGACATTCAGGGAGACGGCCAGACCGACGTGCTCGTGGCAAACAAAATCGACCCGACCCAGGGCGAGACTTCTCTGGTGTACCCGCTGACCCCCACCGGTGACGACGGCCCCCCTCGCCTCCGGAAACGTTCGCCCCTGGACCTGCCGGACGCGTACCGTTACGCCCCGGCCCTCGCTGACCTGAACGGCGACGGGACCGACGACCTCATTCTCGGGACCTGGCAGGGCGCCCTCTCCTACCACGAGAACCAGGGCGACGGCACGTTTGACGCGGTCGATGGGGCCCTGGAAGGCCTGTCGGGCGGGAGCAACGTCGTGCCGGCCCTGGGAGACGTGACGGACAATGGCGCGCCGGACCTCGTGCTGGGCACTGCCAGCGGGACCCTCACGCTCCACCGCAACACGGGGGGGGAGGCGTCCCCGAATTTCGCCTCGGAGGGCGTCACGCTCGCAGAGCTGAACGGACGGGCCGCCCCCACGCTCCACGACGCGACCGGCGATGGGCGGTTGGACCTGCTGGTCGGGACGAAGACGGGGCTGGTCCTGCTTCGCAACCAGGGCGGCACCGATGGCTTGAAGTTCGGGCCGCCCACCTCAGTTAACCTCGACGGCATTCCCCGAAATGCTACGCCAGCCTGGGGGGACCTGGACGGGGATCGCAGAACGGACCTCGTCGTGGGGGGGAAGCGTGGCGGGCTTGTCCTCTTCCAGCCCTCGTCCGCCACGGAGTAG